Proteins encoded together in one Lathyrus oleraceus cultivar Zhongwan6 chromosome 5, CAAS_Psat_ZW6_1.0, whole genome shotgun sequence window:
- the LOC127087346 gene encoding transcription factor MYB26, which yields MGHHSCCNKQKVKRGLWSPEEDEKLINYITTYGHGCWSSVPKLAGLQRCGKSCRLRWINYLRPDLKRGSFSPQEAALIIELHTILGNRWAQIAKHLPGRTDNEVKNFWNSSIKKKLLSHDFVPSLTTFSDHIHCPRNETFFPLLNDNPILNNSHHHHHLYFPINLPSPILQDQNDPINNILNANFHTPSLPEIVPSSNYDQFDTCSFIHHLNPNIQQNFNIVENFINNNNPNTIWQHHQQQQQQQYDSISHHLAELDNSIVPKVCEIETIKDDFVSSLPFSSSDSQHHHHDLIHQIVAAEANNNDVQAVEYNIMDALIMSSSLPSSTTTSSSSPPLSFYQAPEKILTKPILPSTWES from the exons ATGGGACATCACTCTTGCTGCAACAAACAGAAAGTTAAAAGAGGCTTATGGTCACCTGAAGAAGATGAAAAACTCATCAACTACATCACTACTTATGGACATGGATGTTGGAGCTCTGTGCCTAAACTTGCAGGTTTGCAAAGATGTGGAAAAAGTTGCAGGTTGAGATGGATTAATTATTTAAGACCTGATTTGAAACGTGGAAGCTTTTCTCCTCAAGAAGCTGCTCTTATTATTGAACTTCACACCATTCTTGGCAACAG ATGGGCACAGATAGCAAAACATTTACCAGGAAGAACTGATAATGAAGTGAAGAACTTTTGGAATTCAAGCATAAAGAAGAAACTACTTTCACATGATTTTGTTCCTTCTTTAACTACATTTTCTGATCATATTCACTGTCCTAGAAATGAAACTTTCTTCCCTTTGTTAAATGACAATCCTATCCTTAACAActctcatcatcatcatcatctaTACTTTCCCATCAATCTTCCATCTCCAATCCTACAAGATCAAAATGATCCTATCAACAACATTTTGAATGCCAATTTTCATACTCCATCTTTGCCAGAAATAGTACCTTCTTCCAATTATGACCAATTTGATACATgctcattcattcatcatctcAATCCAAATATTCAACAAAACTTTAATATTGTCGAGAATTTcatcaataataataatccaaacaCAATATGGCAACATcatcagcagcagcaacaacaacaatacgACAGTATTAGTCATCATTTGGCGGAACTTGATAACTCTATTGTGCCAAAAGTTTGTGAAATTGAAACCATTAAGGATGATTTTGTTTCTAGCCTCCCATTTTCTTCTTCCGATTCACAGCATCATCATCATGATCTTATCCATCAAATTGTGGCTGCAGAAGCCAATAACAACGATGTTCAAGCTGTGGAGTATAATATCATGGATGCTCTcatcatgtcatcatcattaCCATCCTCAACAACAACGTCTTCATCATCACCACCACTATCATTCTATCAAGCACCAGAAAAAATTCTCACAAAACCTATCCTTCCTTCAACTTGGGAGTCATGA